The window CTGTTCTTTCGTCCGTGTGATTTGCGGATTGGTAAAACGAAAAACGATATCAACGATTGTGGCGTGTACATGCACATCACGTACGGCACTTTGCGCCTGCCTGAAGAAATTGGCCGTCAACCGCACGAAGTGAAAACGCGCCCTGATAAATTCGCTGCTGACCTAGCGTTGATGGGAACCGAAGTGCAGGAAATGCCGTACGGCCCAAGCGGGCGTGGCTGCGTAGTGCGCCTCGATGCAATGACAGGCGAACAAATATTCGTGAAATCCAAATCCGTTTTCGGTGAGCCCGCAGAGGATTCAATTGCGGCCTATCGCAGTTTGTTAGAAGCAGTCGAAAAAGAACTGGAAGGTTTTGATGCAGCGTGGGAAGTTGGTGGCGTGTACAATTATCCAATAAACAAGAAAAATTCCATGGGCGGCGTAATGTACAGAGCCACTGTGGTGCTTCTGCCATTTTCTAAAAAGGACACAATAGCGTATGACCGTAACCGTGCTAGACCGTATCACCGCTGACCGTGCAATCGCTCGCCAATCCCGCGATACACCAGCTTATCAAATCCTTACACAAATTCTCGGTGACTATCAGACGGGCGCCACGCTGAAAAAACCAAAAGTTGGTGACGGTGCAATCATCGAACTTGTGCGCTTGATCGTCAAGGCAAACAATGACACGATTGCTTTACTGCGTACGGCTGAGTCCACGTTTCCAGAACGCGATTTTGCAGAAAAACTTTCGTTTCTGGAAAATCAGAACACTATACTGTCGCAGTACATTCCTGAGCTGTTGACTGAAACTGAACTGCAAACAATTCTGGTCAATCTCGTTATCGGCGGCCCTGTGTCCATCGGTGATTTCCAGAAACATCTGCGTGAAAACTATGCCGACCGTTTCAAACCGGGTACGGCTGCACAGGTTTATAACGCCGCGTGAGTGTAAGTCGCCCACGCAATACCCCTTGCATCGGTAAATGTTCGCACAACGTTGGCGATGACTTGTGCAAGGGGTGCAAAAGAACAATTGAAGAAGTCTGCGACTGGAATCGTTACAGTCCTGATAAAAAGATTCAGATAATGGAAGAACTTAAAGTGCGTGATCCGGCGACATTCATAATCCCGGTACGCATATTTGACTGAGGATTGAACGTGAGCAATATAGACTGGAAAGCGTGGGACGAACAACTGCACCCGACGCTGGCGTACCTGAACAGTTTGCATGATCATATATCGATGAATCAGGCGGATAAAATCCATGATTTGTTGCCGGAAGACTTCAGCAACATTGTGATTGAATATGACCAAGATGGTTTGTCTGTCGTCGCGATGATTCCTGTATTGCGCATGCTGCCAATTATCGCGAAGTACGATTACGCTATGACTTTTACACCGCACACAGCGACAATTGTTCTACTTTATCGTGATTCGATTTCTTACACGTTTGGT of the Patescibacteria group bacterium genome contains:
- a CDS encoding DUF1289 domain-containing protein; translation: MSVSRPRNTPCIGKCSHNVGDDLCKGCKRTIEEVCDWNRYSPDKKIQIMEELKVRDPATFIIPVRIFD